The following are from one region of the Hymenobacter sp. YIM 151858-1 genome:
- a CDS encoding oxidoreductase produces MANTPKHWFITGVSTGFGAALAELLLQQGDKVAATFRQPEQAEAFARKAGPNGVALICDVTDEAQVKAAVAGAIEGLGHIDVVVNNAGYGSLGSIEEISAAEVQRQFEVNVYGPLHVLRAVLPHLRQRRSGHVINITSIGGLKTFPGVGVYNASKFALEAIGESLAQQVGLLGIKVTNIEPSGFRTDWAGRSANIVTTAIDDYQPTVGENLKGIQGYSGRQPGDPQRAARIMFDLVREPNPPLHLPIGKAAVRGAREKFTALLQELESQAELGNSADFPE; encoded by the coding sequence ATGGCTAATACACCCAAGCATTGGTTTATCACAGGCGTTAGCACGGGCTTTGGCGCCGCCCTGGCCGAATTACTGCTTCAGCAGGGCGACAAAGTGGCGGCTACCTTTCGGCAGCCCGAGCAAGCCGAAGCATTTGCCCGGAAAGCTGGCCCCAACGGCGTTGCCCTGATCTGCGACGTTACCGACGAAGCGCAAGTAAAAGCGGCCGTGGCCGGTGCAATCGAAGGCCTGGGCCATATCGATGTCGTGGTCAACAACGCCGGCTACGGTTCGTTGGGCAGCATCGAGGAGATTTCGGCTGCGGAGGTGCAGCGCCAGTTTGAGGTGAACGTGTACGGGCCCTTGCACGTGCTCCGCGCCGTGTTGCCGCACCTGCGCCAGCGCCGCAGCGGCCACGTCATCAACATCACCAGCATCGGCGGGCTCAAGACTTTCCCGGGGGTGGGCGTGTACAACGCCAGCAAGTTTGCCCTCGAAGCCATTGGCGAGAGCCTTGCCCAGCAGGTAGGCCTGTTGGGCATTAAGGTTACCAACATCGAGCCCAGTGGCTTCCGTACCGATTGGGCCGGCCGCTCGGCCAACATCGTCACCACTGCCATCGACGATTACCAGCCCACCGTAGGCGAAAACCTGAAGGGCATTCAGGGGTACAGCGGCAGGCAACCCGGCGACCCGCAGCGCGCCGCCCGGATTATGTTTGACCTGGTACGCGAGCCGAACCCGCCTCTGCATTTGCCCATTGGCAAAGCCGCCGTGCGCGGGGCCCGCGAAAAGTTTACGGCCTTGCTGCAGGAGCTCGAAAGCCAGGCCGAGCTGGGCAACTCGGCCGATTTCCCGGAATAA
- a CDS encoding class 1 fructose-bisphosphatase produces the protein MLQLMLNDDDLDLPVGLTLERYIMQKQGEFPAATGEFSQLLRDLALAAKLVNHEVNQAGLPQLSMNVRAGLGNQTSQTLDETAHLRFSRALSRGSEVCAVLSAQHGTLQNTGHNLGTYAVALDALDGDTNTGVGIGLGTLFSIYRRVSPLGTPATPHDFLQGGHKLVAAGYVLYGASTVLVYTTGQGVAAFTFQPLLGEFYLAQQQVTIPSEGNSYSCNEGLTFQYPEPIQAYLTDCKQRSFSSRYVGSPVADFHRTLFTGGVYLSPPTEAAPDGTLSLVTHCLPLAYLVVQAGGLASTGSENVLDVVPTGLQQPSPLYIGSRNMVEELTSKILQPSSADEA, from the coding sequence TTGCTGCAGCTTATGCTGAACGACGACGACCTCGACCTGCCCGTAGGACTCACCCTCGAACGTTACATTATGCAGAAGCAAGGCGAATTTCCGGCCGCCACCGGAGAGTTTTCGCAGTTGCTTCGCGACCTGGCCCTGGCTGCCAAGCTCGTGAACCACGAAGTAAACCAGGCCGGCTTGCCCCAACTAAGCATGAACGTTCGGGCCGGCCTGGGCAACCAAACCTCGCAAACCCTCGACGAAACCGCCCACCTGCGCTTTTCGCGGGCGCTAAGCCGCGGCAGCGAGGTATGCGCCGTGCTATCGGCGCAGCATGGCACGTTGCAGAACACCGGCCACAACCTAGGCACCTACGCGGTAGCCCTCGATGCCCTCGACGGCGACACCAACACCGGCGTAGGCATTGGCTTGGGCACGCTGTTCAGCATTTACCGCCGGGTTTCGCCCCTAGGCACTCCGGCTACCCCCCACGATTTTCTGCAAGGCGGCCATAAGCTGGTAGCGGCCGGCTACGTGCTCTACGGCGCCAGCACTGTGCTGGTGTACACCACCGGCCAAGGCGTGGCGGCCTTTACCTTCCAGCCGCTGCTGGGCGAGTTTTACCTCGCGCAGCAGCAGGTAACCATTCCGTCGGAGGGCAATAGCTACTCGTGCAACGAAGGCCTGACCTTTCAATACCCCGAGCCCATTCAGGCGTACCTGACGGATTGCAAACAGCGCAGCTTTAGCAGCCGCTACGTTGGCTCGCCGGTGGCCGACTTCCACCGCACACTCTTCACCGGCGGCGTATACCTCAGCCCACCCACCGAAGCCGCACCCGACGGCACCCTCAGCCTCGTGACGCACTGCTTGCCGCTGGCCTATTTGGTAGTGCAAGCCGGCGGCCTGGCCTCTACCGGCAGCGAGAACGTGCTCGATGTGGTACCCACCGGCCTGCAGCAACCCAGCCCGCTCTACATCGGCTCGCGCAACATGGTGGAGGAGCTGACCAGCAAAATCCTGCAGCCAAGCTCGGCCGACGAAGCCTAG
- a CDS encoding M48 family metallopeptidase: MPQLLVDNLAVEVVRKNIRTLRLTVYAPDGRVRVAVPLRTPEEDIRQLVIARGSWIRKHQERFQQQTRPLPLQYQTGETHYYLGQPHTLQLHCTTGTPRVELDGSKLCLFEKPGTTAAQRKQLLTAWYRARLKEQLPVLLAHWQPIVGVQVKEWGVKQMKTRWGTCNIRAKRIWLNLELIKHPPHCLAYVVVHELVHLHERLHNQRFWGLMDRFMPEWPQHRRELNQHFLRAGHTPDAC, from the coding sequence ATGCCCCAGTTGCTCGTCGATAACCTCGCCGTAGAGGTCGTTCGCAAAAACATCCGTACGCTGCGCCTCACCGTGTACGCTCCCGATGGCCGCGTGCGCGTGGCCGTGCCCCTGCGCACGCCCGAAGAGGACATCCGGCAACTCGTAATCGCCCGGGGTTCCTGGATCCGCAAACACCAGGAGCGCTTTCAGCAGCAAACCCGCCCGCTACCGCTGCAATACCAAACCGGCGAGACGCACTACTACCTGGGCCAGCCGCACACGCTGCAGCTCCATTGCACCACCGGCACGCCGCGCGTTGAGCTCGACGGTAGTAAGCTGTGCTTATTCGAGAAGCCCGGCACCACCGCGGCCCAACGCAAGCAGCTGCTTACTGCCTGGTACCGGGCCCGCCTCAAAGAGCAATTGCCGGTGTTGCTGGCCCATTGGCAGCCGATTGTGGGCGTGCAGGTAAAGGAATGGGGCGTGAAGCAGATGAAAACCCGCTGGGGCACCTGCAACATCCGGGCAAAGCGCATCTGGCTGAACCTGGAGCTGATTAAGCACCCGCCGCACTGCCTGGCTTACGTGGTGGTGCACGAGCTGGTGCATTTGCACGAACGCCTGCACAACCAACGTTTCTGGGGGCTGATGGATCGGTTTATGCCCGAATGGCCGCAACACCGCCGCGAGCTAAACCAACACTTCCTG
- the gyrA gene encoding DNA gyrase subunit A — MAEGEKIIPINIEDEMRGAYIDYSMSVIISRALPDVRDGLKPVHRRVLYGMSELGVSYNKAYKKSARIVGEVLGKYHPHGDSSVYDTMVRMAQDWSLRYPLVDGQGNFGSIDGDSPAAMRYTEARLKRLADELLGDLDKDTVDFQANFDDSLEEPSVMPAKFPNLLVNGSSGIAVGMATNMAPHNLTEVVDGIVAYLANPEITVQELMEFVKAPDFPTGGVIYGYEGVRQALETGRGRIVMRAKTHFETTPTGKEQIIVTEVPYMVNKAAMIQRTAELINEKKIEGISDLRDESDRDGLRVVYDLKRDAVPQVVLNNLFKYTQLQSTFGVNNVALVKGRPMTLNLRDLIVHFVEHRSEVIIRRTKFELAEAQKRAHILEGLLIALDHLDEVIALIRSSRDPELARAQLIERFALSDIQARAILDMRLQRLTGLERDKIVNEYQELMKLIDHLKAVLESPEMQRDIIRTELSDIRDRYGDSRRTEIEYAGGDIDFESLIAEESMVITISNEGYIKRTSLDEYRAQGRGGLGSRGASSKEADFTEHLFVASTHDFLLLFTEGGRLYWIKAYELPEGGKAAKGRPIQNLIPELANDPVRSVLNVRDLRDPDYAQNNYLMFCTEQGTVKKTTLEAYSRPRAAGINAITINEGDRLLDVQLTTGSSEVILASKQGRAVRFNEANVRPMGRTAAGVRGITLAEDADDRVVGMVCLADPNKELLVVSETGYGKRSPIDDYRITNRGAKGVSTLKVTEKTGSLVAIKDVNDDDDLMIINRSGITIRLRVADVRSIGRATQGVRLIKINDGDEISSVAKVAAEDKELEVAEEGLEQQEGSPVALAAAEQTDDVETLGAE, encoded by the coding sequence ATGGCTGAAGGCGAAAAGATTATTCCCATCAACATTGAGGACGAGATGCGCGGCGCGTACATCGACTACTCGATGTCCGTTATCATCTCGCGTGCCTTGCCCGATGTGCGCGACGGCCTGAAGCCCGTGCACCGCCGTGTGCTCTACGGCATGAGCGAGCTGGGCGTATCCTACAACAAGGCGTACAAGAAAAGCGCCCGTATCGTAGGGGAGGTGCTGGGTAAGTACCACCCGCACGGCGACTCGTCGGTGTACGACACCATGGTGCGCATGGCGCAGGATTGGTCGTTGCGCTACCCGCTGGTCGATGGCCAGGGCAACTTCGGCTCCATCGACGGCGACTCGCCGGCGGCTATGCGTTACACCGAAGCCCGCCTGAAGCGCCTGGCCGACGAGCTGCTCGGCGACCTGGACAAGGACACCGTGGACTTCCAGGCGAACTTCGACGACTCGCTGGAGGAGCCCTCGGTAATGCCCGCCAAATTCCCGAACCTGCTGGTAAACGGCTCGTCGGGTATTGCCGTGGGCATGGCCACCAACATGGCCCCGCACAACCTCACGGAGGTAGTCGACGGCATTGTGGCTTACCTGGCCAACCCGGAGATTACCGTGCAGGAGCTGATGGAGTTCGTGAAGGCTCCCGACTTCCCGACGGGCGGTGTTATCTATGGGTACGAGGGCGTACGCCAGGCCCTGGAAACCGGCCGCGGCCGCATCGTGATGCGGGCCAAAACCCACTTCGAAACCACGCCCACCGGCAAAGAGCAGATCATCGTTACCGAGGTTCCCTACATGGTGAACAAGGCCGCGATGATTCAGCGCACGGCCGAGCTGATCAACGAAAAGAAGATCGAGGGCATTTCGGACTTGCGCGACGAGTCGGACCGCGACGGTTTGCGCGTGGTGTACGACCTGAAGCGCGATGCCGTGCCGCAGGTAGTGCTGAACAACCTGTTCAAGTACACCCAGCTGCAATCGACGTTCGGCGTAAACAACGTGGCCCTGGTAAAAGGCCGCCCCATGACGCTGAACCTGCGCGACCTCATCGTGCACTTCGTGGAGCACCGCAGCGAGGTTATCATCCGCCGCACTAAGTTTGAGCTGGCCGAAGCCCAGAAGCGGGCCCACATCCTGGAGGGCCTGCTGATTGCGCTGGATCACCTCGACGAGGTAATTGCCCTGATCCGTTCGTCGCGCGACCCGGAGCTTGCCCGTGCCCAGTTGATCGAGCGGTTTGCCCTAAGCGACATTCAGGCCCGTGCTATTCTTGATATGCGCTTGCAGCGCCTCACCGGCCTCGAGCGCGACAAGATCGTGAACGAGTACCAGGAGTTGATGAAGCTCATCGACCACCTGAAGGCCGTGCTGGAGTCGCCCGAAATGCAGCGCGACATCATTCGTACGGAGCTAAGCGACATCCGCGACCGTTACGGCGATTCGCGTCGCACCGAAATCGAATACGCCGGCGGCGACATCGATTTCGAGTCGCTGATTGCCGAGGAGTCGATGGTGATTACCATTTCGAACGAAGGCTACATCAAGCGCACCTCGCTCGACGAGTACCGCGCCCAGGGCCGTGGTGGCCTAGGTTCACGCGGCGCTTCCTCGAAGGAGGCCGACTTCACCGAGCATTTGTTCGTTGCCTCCACCCACGACTTCCTGCTGCTCTTCACCGAAGGCGGGCGTCTGTACTGGATCAAGGCGTACGAGCTGCCCGAGGGCGGCAAAGCGGCCAAAGGCCGTCCGATTCAGAACCTGATTCCGGAGCTGGCCAACGACCCCGTGCGCTCGGTACTGAACGTGCGCGACCTGCGCGACCCCGACTACGCCCAGAACAACTACCTGATGTTCTGCACGGAGCAGGGCACCGTGAAGAAAACCACGCTCGAAGCGTATTCGCGTCCGCGCGCTGCCGGCATCAACGCCATCACCATCAACGAGGGCGACCGTCTGCTCGACGTGCAACTGACGACGGGTAGCAGCGAAGTGATTCTGGCTTCGAAGCAAGGCCGGGCTGTGCGCTTCAACGAGGCCAACGTGCGCCCCATGGGCCGTACGGCGGCCGGCGTGCGTGGCATCACCCTTGCCGAAGACGCCGACGACCGTGTGGTGGGCATGGTGTGCCTGGCCGACCCGAACAAGGAACTGCTGGTGGTATCGGAAACCGGCTACGGCAAGCGCAGCCCCATCGATGACTACCGCATCACCAACCGCGGCGCCAAAGGGGTAAGCACCCTCAAGGTGACGGAAAAAACCGGCTCGCTTGTTGCCATCAAAGATGTGAACGACGACGACGATCTGATGATCATCAACCGTTCGGGCATCACCATTCGTCTGCGCGTGGCTGATGTTCGTTCGATTGGCCGCGCCACGCAAGGCGTGCGTTTGATCAAGATTAACGACGGCGACGAAATTTCGTCGGTAGCGAAGGTTGCCGCCGAAGATAAAGAGCTGGAAGTGGCCGAAGAAGGCCTCGAACAGCAGGAGGGAAGCCCGGTAGCCCTGGCGGCCGCTGAGCAAACCGACGACGTGGAAACCCTAGGTGCCGAGTAA
- a CDS encoding HD domain-containing protein, with the protein MHTPAPQELIARTAAFVEEKFASEGSGHDWAHIRRVWLGARAFARAEGADTLVTELAALLHDIADWKFHGGDEEAGPRAARSWLSSQGAPEELIARVELIIREVSFKGAGVATPVSSPEAACVQDADRLDAIGAIGVARAFAYGGHKGRALHDPSIPPIQHGTFAEYKNNGGPTINHFYEKLLHLRERLHTAAARRVADERHAFMEQFLAQFLREWEGSDLERE; encoded by the coding sequence ATGCATACTCCCGCTCCCCAAGAGCTAATCGCGCGCACCGCCGCGTTTGTAGAAGAGAAATTTGCCTCCGAGGGCTCCGGCCACGACTGGGCGCATATCCGACGGGTATGGCTGGGTGCCCGGGCCTTTGCCCGCGCCGAGGGCGCCGACACTCTGGTAACGGAGCTGGCCGCCCTGCTGCACGACATTGCCGACTGGAAGTTCCACGGCGGCGACGAGGAGGCCGGACCTAGGGCTGCCCGCAGCTGGCTCAGCAGCCAGGGAGCCCCCGAAGAACTCATTGCCCGCGTCGAGCTCATCATCCGGGAGGTATCGTTTAAGGGCGCCGGCGTGGCTACGCCGGTAAGTAGCCCCGAGGCCGCCTGCGTGCAGGATGCCGACCGGCTCGATGCCATCGGGGCCATTGGCGTGGCGCGGGCTTTTGCCTACGGCGGCCACAAAGGCCGGGCCCTGCACGACCCGAGCATTCCGCCCATCCAGCACGGCACATTTGCCGAGTACAAAAACAACGGCGGCCCCACCATCAACCACTTCTACGAAAAGCTGCTGCATTTGCGCGAACGGCTGCACACCGCCGCGGCCCGCCGCGTGGCCGATGAGCGGCACGCCTTCATGGAGCAGTTCCTGGCTCAGTTTCTGCGGGAGTGGGAGGGAAGCGACCTGGAACGTGAATAA